The following is a genomic window from Carassius gibelio isolate Cgi1373 ecotype wild population from Czech Republic chromosome B7, carGib1.2-hapl.c, whole genome shotgun sequence.
AGCCAAGAAAAACTGACCCAAGGCCTAAGATTGGTTGTTAAACAGTGGAACTGATTAATTCACAAACTATTAAAGTTTATATAAAGGGGTGGGGAGTCACTAGCGGAGTGAACATATGTCCTCTTTGTCCTGAACATGTGCTGGCCAGGATTTCCAAATTGCCAAAAATTTCCGGGTTTTGGCTTTGATTTTGACTGAATGCAGCATGCAGTCCGACCAATCATGGCCCACGAGAAGTTGGGATCTAAACAGAACGGCCAAAGCAATGCAAATTCAGATGGATACAATGTATGAAGACTAAAGAGACTGCTTCAACAGAAAAACTAAGTCAAAACCCGGGAATTTTAAGCAATGTAGAAATCCTGACCAGGACATGTGGTGGAAAACGAGAACGTGTGGTCACTCTACACACTAGGCATCTTAATTTTATGCTGTACTTTAATTTCAGTACTTGTGGTGACATTCCTGCCAGCTATTAAAGCAAGTTAGAGATGCATTTAGACCAAGCACTTTTCATATAACATTCAACCTAGCTGTAGCCAATGCACATTTCCACCAAAACTTTCCTCCAAGTCACTCTTCCTGCTGGTTGACACCTAAAAACACCCTCATCCGTGCCATAATGCTGAGATTAAACCAATTATCCcaaaaatatttcagttaattttcaaGCTGGACTTAAACCCATAAGTGCCAACTGTAAGATACAATAACGTTAAGATGCACGAGTCAAGgttaaaaatacagaatttttcttGATGTCAATAAAAGCAATTGGTTTCATACTTAAATGTTTGTGCAAATCCATATGTACATATCAAGCCACTGACATCTATTACAGTTAGGCCTGTATTGTTGAAAGGTGTAGAAAtgtaaagaaaatctaaattatttcaaatataatataggttCATTATGTATTTGACATCAGACATCGAACTAACACAGGTCATTCAATAATTCAATAATCTTGCCTGTGAATTGCATACTGTCGAGCAACTGTGACATTTCAAGATCTTAGTTTCTTGTTTGAACGATGTTGACGATTTTCTGAAGTGGGCCAATGGAAATAGGTGTGTGATGCAACATAGATGCAACGTAGATAATGACGGCTCTCGGCCAATAGCTTCAATTTCGCAGTTACACTATGATGAGCGCTACACACTACAGAAACAATCCCTAAATGCATGCAGACACAAACAATAAACACTCACACGTCACATGACATACTATTACAGAAAATGAATTTTTCTTTAAAGTGCGTATATAATGCAATAATTCAAATAGAATTCTGTATTTAAAAGAAAGAAGATTGTGTATTAGTTGTGTTACTGAGAGTAAAGATGAGGCTGAGGATGTGGCAACATGGTGGTTGTCTtggtgatgataatgatgatgatgattatgattttatttgtttgttctaaTGAAGTTTACTTGTTCCCCTAATGTTGCCTCTTTCCTCCTgccatatgtatttattttgcacaCAACCTTGCTTGCTGTATTTCCGCTGTTCCTCGTGTGAATTAAAACAAGATGGCTCCCTTGTGGCTTGATGACCTTATTAAAGGACAATGAAGCATATTTTCCCAGACTcagtgtgttttttctttctctctggttATTTTTGGACAGAATTCAATACTcgaagcctgttttttttttcatacttgtGACAGATGTCTTTgctatttttaaattaatctatttacTAAATGCAGCACAGTCACTATTAACAAGGAATTAGTAAATCGGGTAATATAGACACGCATCTATCACTGGAAAAAGgaagaacaacaaaaacatacaaaggtCAGGGGTTATGCATTATACTTTATCAGTGGGTTAAATCAATCATCAAAGGACTTCATGTCAAGAAAACATGACTTCTTTAGCTATGTTTAAGTCTTGCTGCaattctacaaaaaaataaaaaagttcagtttactgaattttacattattaacaaATCATCTGCTTTTTAATGTCATGAAATAAATTCTGATGATTTGATTCTAGccgtagtttaaaaaaatattatattcccTCAGCAATGCTAGTTTTTAACAGTAcgaaacactaaaataacacaatgtAATAATAAATCTCTCCCTATATCTCTCACTAAACatcttatttatttagaattttccaaGGTTTTTACATATTGTTCatcaaatcatttaaaaacagcTGATGTAGATAAAGTGTCTGGCTAAAAGAAGCTACAAAAAATGAtataagattttttgttttgtttacgtGTGTGTGTTGTTACAGAGATATGGTGACTTTAATTTACACTTATTATTGGAGTTTTGACAGAGGGTGCTTCTCAATATCCTTTCCTCGATGCTCAGTCCTCCATCCAACGACCCGGAAACCAATTAAGCTCAGCCATCTTGAAGGACATCTCAATTCTCTAATTGCAACCATGCATGTCAAATATTTCAAACAGGGCAtcttgctttattaatatttattatgaatgtcttaattaacaaactttaacaacataaggGCAGACCCCTTTAATCACAGCTGATGACACTTTGAAGTAACTCTGAAGGGAGTGGGGATAAATCATTTCACTTGATTCAAGTCCTCCATCCTCACGTCTTTTCCTTGCGTCCTTCACTCGCATCCTGAAGGGGTGGAGCTAAGACATGAGGAAAGGAAGGGAGGAAAGGAAATTAGGATGCAAAAAGCACCAGAGAATTGTCTAATATGGCGAGAATGTTCACTCTCACTACACTTCCGGCTTCTGAACTGGTTGCAGTTCCACTCTGATTCCATATGAGGGCGCTCACTGAACGAGTGCAGAATGAATGGAGTTGAATGGAGGTGAATGGCGATATACCCCTCAAAAATAGAATTTTTGCCTAGTAATTTGAATGTTGTATTCGAAAGGAGATGCAAAGAAATTACACATTGCTGGGTGTTAGATTTTTTTAGAGtcacttatttgctttaaaaagtcttttaaaatgtcaaCGACGTCATACACTTTCACAATCATTAGCAGAATGCTAGCTTGTTATGGGTAACAACAACTCAACCTGTAAGAAATCGAAAGGACATAAGTACTCGTTCATTCAACTTTCGACGTATAACCCATGTTGAACTTGCAAAACCTACAATCAGATATGAGAATTCTCAAATGCAATCTGGTGAAAGGGAAATTTAGCCGTCTAGCCCTAGACTACCATTCATTTTGCAGTCATGCACCCGGAATGTTTTCATGTTGCTCACTTCCGCACTTCAGAAGCGCGCGGATCTCCTCTCATCACGTTGTTTCCACCCGTGCGTTTTTGACAAACGTAACGCGGAAATTACGCAGATGTAATGCGTCTGTTGTAAGCGGCGCAAGAAGAACGTGTGTCGCGTGTAAGATTGTTTTGGTAATGTTTCTCATATCTTTTTTGACATCTTCCATTATAATAACCGGTTGTAATTGTAAGAGTTTAGTTATGGATTCTTAACTAAGGAACATATCTTGGGCTGAACGTCTCTATTACAAATGATATGTAGTGTTACTGTAAATATCTAGGCATCACATGAATATCTCTTAACTATTACTGAATTTTGTGCAGttttcttatctatctatctatgtatctatctatctatctatctattgcatatttatttacatttgcagAGTAAAACCTCATAAGCCATCATTAACTGTTAAGAGACATCGCAGAGACTTTTAAACACTAATATATGCATATTAATTCACTGATCTAGTAAAAACATTGCTTAtctttattaaaaagtttggtACTGgacatacaaataaacaaaatgcatACAAATGTCGAAAGTCCAGCAATCTCTAGGAAATTATTCCTGAAAATCCTTACCTGATAATCGTGAATGATTGGAAAAATCTATTCAAAAACAGGCTAATCGTGAGTTTTCTGATAAATGCTCAGTTTTTCTTCGATTCAGGCCTCTTGTGCTTCATCATGATCATCCCCGTTCGCTGCTTCACTTGTGGGAAGATTGTTGGGAACAAATGGGAGGCGTATTTAGGTCTTCTACAAGCAGAGTACACAGAAGGGTGAGTTCATGAACTTTCATATAGGTGTGATTTTTTTCTGTGATCACAGTGGTGTCAGACCGAATCTCACTCTGCTGGTCTTCACAGTGATGCTCTTGACGCTCTGGGTTTGAAGAGATACTGCTGTCGCCGGATGCTTCTGGCTCACGTGGATCTCATTGAGAAGCTGTTGAATTATGCACCGCTGGAGAAGTGAGGAGCTTTCTATGAAACTGAAGATGTACATGCCCCTCAACCTCATATTTTCAAAGACTTGATCCTAATGGAAGAAATACAAGCAAAGGCATGGAGACGGCTGGTTCATTAGTCTATATCTGAAGCAAGCTTATGATGTTGAATTTTTGTTAATTagcattttgttaaataaagattGAAATGTATCTGTTTTGTGgttcataaattttttttttttttaaatcacagtatCTTGGAAGGGCAAGAATAAATTGTGTTTTTCACCCTTATTTTCTAAATTTGtctgctgtcatttttttttctgtagaacacaataacgtttttttttttttatctttactaTATAACAATGATTCATATTGACACATCTGTTAAGCGATGGAATGACAAAAAAGTAGAGAACAGAGTACTATTTAAGTGATTTTAATCTTACCATGTAACTCGGAGATCTCATGTAAAAGCACTTGCCATCACACAGTTTATCATTATTAAGtcaaactattaaatatattcgtattcatttaaataaagctaaaaacaaaatataaattttagatgaaaaatgtaaacaaaaaattataaatggtGCCTTGCCAAGTAACTGACATGCTGAGgttgaagcactaaaatgaaactggaaataaaaaccgaaacgtaaataaataaattttattgaacaaaatagtaatatttaaacaGCAAAGTATTAAAAAGACAACAAATTATTAAGATAAAGGCTAATTCTGAATAACTTTAcgttaaaaataatactaaaataactgctACATTTTTTGTTAACTTTGTACACCCAGATTCAAGTCATTAGGAcctttgtaatttgtattttggGGACAAACTTGAACTGTAGTTTTAGGCTTTGGGATGTAATTTAAGGTTGCCTTCAGACATTGAATATGTTTTGTGCTTATTTTGCGTATAATAAACGTAAAGCAAAGATAATTATTATGGGATTACTGTACATAATTAGCATCACTGTCCCCTTAAAAATTGATATAACGCCAAAAACGACGTCCATCCGCTCGCACAAGCGCTCACTGAAATACATTCCCCGGAAAACAAAGGCTAGCTTTCAAAGACTTCACCATAATTAAACTCGCGCGTGTCAGCCCAGAGGTCAAGGACAAACATTAAGGTTAAAATGCACACACGTTACGTCTGCACAACATAGAAACAAAGATCTATTAAAAGCAGCATTCAAATAAGAAAGCAATATTGACCTTCCCAACATGGCGCTCGCTGTACGGCGTTTCTTGCCTTGATTTTGAAACAGTTGCATAAActctcctttaaaaaaaattgtcatccaAACACTTGATCAGCCACACATCGCTGAAAACACTCCACGATAACATGTTTTCAGCAACTATCGCACGAAAGgtatgtttgtttgctttttcatTCATATGTGGCGACAAGTTTTAAAGCTCACATTTGACCTCATGTGTCTGAAATGAGATATCAAGATCCTCTTTCTGCAGCCCATCATACTAATTTCATACAGCTAATGTATAACATCCAAATAAACGTAGGGGTTTGGATAAATTGTTTAGTTGGATTAGATTTTTATCCTGTTGTCCTATGAGCAGCAAGGGCAGATTTGAGGACACTTACGCTAACTAACGTtacgtcattttttttttttttacttttattttttatactagttaatattagtttttttagaAGACAATGCTGGTTTATGAACATCTAATGTTACAGATTATTCACCTCTTGAGACTTTGTTTTGTACGTTTGTGTGCATATATACGTACAAATGCATATATACAATacaaatgcttattttttaagcaaatacttttttatatttgttagatATATTGGTATTTTTCATGAAACTTAACTTCCATTATGTTGAATATGTTCCTATTGCTCAGTGATATAgtattgcgttagcagtgcaaaaaaGGTTGTGTGTTCGATTTCCAGGGAACATACATACTGGCGAAAAACATGTTTAAAGCTTGAATGCaccgtaagtcgctttggataaaagcataaatgtgtatatatatatatatatatatatatatatatatatatatatatatatatatttaaacacacacattgtatattctgtgtgtgtgaatacacacacacacacacacacacacacacacacacacatatatatatatgtatatatgtatgtgtgtttatgaacaatccagggttattatagtaaacCAAAGTTATATATTTCCAGGTGGTTCATTCTGTTTGCCGGGCATCACTGCATCCAGCTGTCAGCCAAGTGATTTCTCGGGGATACCGTGGTGATGCTCCAGAACCGACCATCATTGAGATCCCTCTGCCTCCGTGGCAGGAGAGGACTGGAGAGTCCCTGGAAATCAAGAAAAAGAGACTCCTGTACGAGAGCCGCAAGAGAGGCATGCTGGAGAACTGCATCCTTCTGAGGTCAGCAGGCCATGAACACATCTATATAAATGCCACCAACTCAACAGACAGCTTAACTTATTCTAGTCTTGGCAACAGCATATAATATTGTCTAAGTGTATCTAAGTACATATTTCACATTGGGCCAGACAAGTTTTGACAgctttttcccttaataaatgattattttttttcattacctTTGTCTAACATTACAATTTGTATAATGATCTGAATAatttaagtgtgacaaatattgaaaaaaaaaacaagaaggtTGCAAAAACCTTTTCATGGCACTGTAtgtattgtcactgcacatgtaaggtacaaggcaacataatgcagttagcatctcaccagaagtgcaataagcagtaagtacagaatatacaaggtgtacaataactatactgatagattttaaatactatcagtaTGATATACAGATaagtgtactatgaacatactatacagacggattatgtaataagtgtatgtacactaatAGGCAGAAGCGCCTCCcagagggcaggaggttaaaccgTCTGTGATCAGGGTGAAAGGAGTCCTTGAGAACAtatacactaatatatatatgtgtgtgtgtgtgtgtgtgtgtgtgtgtaaatatatcttGATGTATGAGAATAACTAAATTGGAAATAAAAATGGACACAAactatatacacattaaaaacaaaactattagaaatgacaaacacacaacaaaatttctccaattaaaatgaaaaaagaagatataaaattaattaaaatatgaaaaaagacTATAACAGTaccttagtgtgtgtgtgtggtatgtatgtatgtatgtatatatttatatatatatatataaatactgttactGAATACTGAAATGACCTAACAATAAGCATTTGTCACAGTATTTATCTATTAATCTTTGTtgaaataagttaataaaatactGTTCATTATTGGTTCATGTCTATTaaataacatgaacaaatacagcgtttgattttaataatgtattagtgaatATTAATACTAAAGTAAATGTAATaactgtatttttcattgttagttcaagtTAACTAAAAGTTAGCTAATGTtgacaaatggaaccttattgtaaagtgctacCATTATTATTCTTAAtcatattaacttattttttttaaaataaaaccataaataaacATACTATTTATTACTACATACTATGTAACTGCTCtgactgtaatatattttttttaaaccagcctTTTTGCTAAGCAGTACCTGAACACAATGAGTGAATCTCAGTTAAAGCAGTATGACAGACTCATCAATGAACCCAGCAACGACTGGGACATCTACTACTGGGCAACAGGTATGTATGAACGCACAAACTAAACCGATAGATACACAGCTCAGACATTCAGCTGAAATCTAAATCAAGACTTGGACTTGATTTCAgccattaatttttttctttgtaataacATGCACTGGTTTATCACacacaataagaccaggaatgtgTTTCTAAATACGGTCTTCCTCCCGTCAGAGGCTCAGCCGACACCTGATGTGTACCAGAGCGAGGTGATGGACATGCTCAAAGAGTTCGCCAAGAACAAGGACATGGAGCAGCGTCTAGATGCCCCTAATCTGGAATATCTGGACAAGAGCAGTTAAAACTCGCCCTTCTGCCAGAGACTGAGCTCATCCCAAGAGAGCTGACACCTGAGACCTTTTCAAGACTCATTTTAAAGGCTCCTGGGATTCAATATTACATTAGTGACTGTAAAATGCACATCACATATTGGACAGTTTGCATGTCAACATAAAAAGCTGATCTTCTTGATTCATGTTGACATATACTTTAAATAAACGTACATTTTCTACATATGTACGTAAAAAATAAGTTCATTTAAAATgcctgtatatgtgtatgtgtgcaattaat
Proteins encoded in this region:
- the LOC127962146 gene encoding DNA-directed RNA polymerases I, II, and III subunit RPABC5, which translates into the protein MIIPVRCFTCGKIVGNKWEAYLGLLQAEYTEGDALDALGLKRYCCRRMLLAHVDLIEKLLNYAPLEK
- the LOC127961256 gene encoding succinate dehydrogenase assembly factor 2, mitochondrial, which codes for MFSATIARKVVHSVCRASLHPAVSQVISRGYRGDAPEPTIIEIPLPPWQERTGESLEIKKKRLLYESRKRGMLENCILLSLFAKQYLNTMSESQLKQYDRLINEPSNDWDIYYWATEAQPTPDVYQSEVMDMLKEFAKNKDMEQRLDAPNLEYLDKSS